A genomic stretch from Lathyrus oleraceus cultivar Zhongwan6 chromosome 2, CAAS_Psat_ZW6_1.0, whole genome shotgun sequence includes:
- the LOC127120671 gene encoding uncharacterized protein At4g22758, whose translation MSQTSRSPAITSRRKKPPHPSPSPCRTKTKNKSKLVKILKRCSSAPLLISRGDRDDEDDVDLVAQYSFRSRGGTLSRPQTFSNAFVSSPSLFPSSPKIYGKEMKGYDKEAKVVVNVTVEGSTGPVRTMVKLGSTVEHTIKHVVDKYREEGRSPKIDSNVSSSFQLHLSYFSLQGLDKSEVIGDVNSRNFYMRKSNAESTSNQDLTKHCSANTSMLLPSFVALKINQIIRRAHRFWKIMVCSP comes from the exons ATGTCGCAAACCTCAAGATCGCCGGCGATTACATCCCGTAGAAAAAAACCGCCGCATCCATCACCGTCGCCTTGTCGTACAAAGACGAAGAATAAGTCAAAATTGGTCAAAATCTTGAAACGATGCTCATCTGCGCCCCTGCTAATTTCACGAGGAGATcgtgatgatgaagatgatgttgatcTCGTTGCTCAATATTCATTCAGGAGCCGTGGAGGAACACTTTCCCGACCCCAAACTTTTTCAAATGCGTTTGTTTCTTCCCCTTCTCTTTTTCCTTCTTCTCCAAAGATTTACGGTAAAGAG ATGAAGGGATACGACAAGGAAGCTAAGGTTGTGGTTAATGTCACAGTTGAAGGAAGTACAGGACCAGTCAGAACCATGGTTAAACTGGGATCTACCGTAGAACACACAATAAAGCATGTAGTGGATAAATATAGAGAAGAAGGAAGAAGCCCCAAAATTGATTCTAATGTGTCATCTTCATTTCAATTGCATCTTTCCTATTTCAGCCTCCAAG GTTTGGATAAATCAGAAGTAATTGGGGATGTAAATAGTAGAAATTTTTATATGCGGAAGAGTAATGCTGAATCTACAAGCAATCAGGATTTAACAAAACATTGCTCTGCAAATACTTCAATGTTACTTCCATCTTTTGTTGCTTTGAAAATTAACCAAATTATAAGAAGAGCTCACAGGTTTTGGAAGATTATGGTGTGTTCGCCATGA
- the LOC127120672 gene encoding uncharacterized protein LOC127120672, translating to MGGAVSTPQTRKFPVQTLETSDPPLRPSKLLVNVTIENTLGAIQVLMSPENTVGDLVKVALMTYDKEKRRPLLKDTDPKHYQLHYSPYTLQSLMENEKLKNLGSRNFFLCSN from the exons ATGGGTGGTGCCGTTTCAACTCCTCAGACACGTAAGTTTCCTGTTCAAACATTGGAAACTAGCGACCCTCCTCTTCGGCCGTCGAAGCTTCTTGTTAACGTTACTATCGAGAACACGCTGGGCGCAATTCAGGTGCTGATGTCGCCGGAAAATACCGTTGGCGATTTAGTAAAGGTAGCATTGATGACTTACGATAAGGAGAAGAGAAGACCGCTGTTGAAAGACACCGATCCAAAACACTATCAACTTCACTATTCTCCTTACACCCTCCAAA GTTTGATGGAAAATGAAAAATTGAAGAACTTGGGGTCAAGGAATTTCTTTCTATGCTCAAATTAA